Proteins encoded together in one Carya illinoinensis cultivar Pawnee chromosome 3, C.illinoinensisPawnee_v1, whole genome shotgun sequence window:
- the LOC122305040 gene encoding leucine-rich repeat extensin-like protein 4 — MKKKIHFSIHFDPTFLIVFFLGTFLVCASGGVLITPHGGLTDAEALYIRQRQLLYYRDEFGDRGENVTVDPSLVFENPRLKNAYIALQAWKQAIISDPFNLTGDWVGSSVCNYTGVFCAPAPDDPKIRTVAGIDLNHGDIAGYLPEELGLLIDLALFHINSNRFCGTVPHNFKDLKLLFELDISNNRFAGKFPEVVLKLPQLKFLDLRFNEFEGTVPKELFDKPLDAIFINHNRFRFDLPDNFGNSPVSVIVLANNKFHGCVPSSLGKMSNLNEIIMMNNGFRSCLPVEIGLLTNLTVFDVSFNELLGPLPDSFGNLVSIEQLNVAHNLLSGKIPASICKLPNLQNFTFSYNFFTGEPPACLSLADFSDRRNCLPNRPAQRSTRQCKSFLSKPVDCNSFRCAPFVPALPPPPPPSPPLPSPPPPVQSPPISSPPPPVYSPPPPPPVYSPPPPPPVYPPPPPPPPPPPSPPPPSPPPPSPPPPSPPPPSPPPPTPSPPPPSPPPPSPSPPPPSPPPPSPPPPIPYCVRSPPPPPNSPPPPPPLFSPPPPIPYYYNSPPPPQHSPPPPQHSPPPPHSPPPPIYPYLSPPPPPTPIYSPPPPVHSPPPPSPPPCVEPPPPPPPPCVEPPPPPPPPCVEYSPPPPPPVHYLPPPSPSPPPPPPTVYNSPPPPSPSPPPPVHYQSPPPPPVYYHSPPPTIHHSPPPPPCENPPTPVVYESPPPPTPVYEGPLPPVIGVSYASPPPPPFY; from the coding sequence atgaagaagaagatccaCTTCAGCATCCACTTTGATCCGACCTTCctcattgttttctttctcGGCACATTCTTGGTCTGTGCCTCTGGAGGGGTCCTCATCACCCCCCATGGGGGCCTCACCGACGCCGAAGCCTTGTACATCAGGCAGCGTCAGCTTCTGTACTACAGGGACGAGTTCGGCGATAGAGGAGAGAATGTGACCGTAGACCCATCTCTGGTCTTCGAGAACCCGAGACTCAAAAATGCTTATATTGCATTGCAGGCTTGGAAGCAAGCTATTATCTCTGACCCCTTTAATCTGACTGGTGACTGGGTTGGATCTAGTGTCTGTAACTATACTGGGGTATTCTGCGCCCCTGCACCCGACGACCCCAAGATCCGGACCGTTGCGGGCATTGATCTCAACCATGGTGACATTGCCGGGTACCTGCCGGAGGAGCTGGGCCTGCTCATTGATCTTGCATTGTTCCACATAAACTCCAACAGGTTCTGCGGCACAGTTCCGCACAACTTCAAGGACCTGAAGCTTTTGTTCGAGTTGGATATTAGTAACAATCGCTTCGCCGGTAAGTTCCCTGAGGTGGTTTTGAAGCTCCCGCAGCTCAAGTTCCTGGATCTGAGATTCAATGAATTCGAAGGGACTGTACCTAAAGAACTCTTCGACAAGCCATTGGACGCAATTTTCATCAATCACAATCGGTTCAGGTTCGATCTGCCAGACAATTTCGGGAACTCCCCGGTGTCGGTCATCGTCCTGGCCAACAACAAGTTCCACGGTTGCGTCCCGTCAAGCCTCGGTAAGATGTCCAACCTCAACGAGATCATCATGATGAACAATGGGTTCAGATCCTGCTTGCCTGTGGAAATTGGGCTGCTCACGAATTTGACGGTGTTCGACGTAAGTTTCAACGAGCTATTGGGCCCATTGCCGGACTCCTTTGGTAATCTGGTGAGCATCGAACAACTCAATGTGGCTCACAACTTGCTGTCGGGAAAAATCCCCGCGAGTATCTGTAAATTACCGAATCTTCAGAACTTCACTTTCTCGTATAACTTCTTCACCGGCGAGCCACCGGCGTGCTTGAGCCTTGCGGACTTCAGTGACAGGAGGAACTGCTTGCCCAATAGGCCGGCCCAGAGGTCCACGAGGCAATGTAAGTCGTTCTTGTCCAAGCCTGTGGATTGCAATTCATTTAGATGTGCTCCGTTCGTTCCTGCTCTGCCACCACCTCCCCCGCCTTCGCCACCTCTTCCATCTCCTCCGCCTCCGGTTCAGTCGCCACCTATTTCCTCACCACCGCCACCAGTTTACTCTCCACCTCCACCGCCACCAGTTTACTCTCCACCTCCTCCGCCACCAGTCTACCCTCCACCTCCTCCGCCGCCACCGCCTCCACCTTCTCCACCCCCACCTTCTCCACCCCCACCCTCACCTCCCCCACCGTCACCTCCCCCACCATCCCCTCCCCCGCCAACCCCGTCTCCACCACCACCCTCGCCGCCACCACCCTCACCATCGCCACCTCCTCCATCTCCACCACCGCCCTCACCGCCACCGCCTATTCCATATTGTGTCCGCTCTCCTCCACCCCCACCaaattcaccaccaccaccacctccttTGTTCTCCCCACCCCCACCAATACCATACTACTATAATTCTCCACCTCCACCGCAACattctccaccaccaccacaacatTCACCTCCCCCGCCACATTCACCTCCACCTCCTATTTATCCCTATTTATCACCGCCTCCGCCGCCAACGCCTATCTATTCTCCACCTCCTCCTGTCCATTCACCCCCACCACCATCACCACCTCCTTGTGTAGAgccacccccacccccaccaccTCCTTGTGTAGAGCCACCCccaccaccacccccaccatgTGTAGAGTattctccaccaccaccacctccggTTCATTACTTGCCACCCCCATCACCCTCGCCCCCGCCCCCACCTCCTACAGTGTACAATTCACCGCCCCCGCCTTCACCTTCTCCACCCCCACCAGTTCACTACCAATCCCCTCCACCACCTCCAGTCTACTATCATTCTCCTCCACCAACGATTCATCATTCTCCACCCCCACCCCCATGTGAAAACCCACCAACCCCAGTTGTTTATGAAAGCCCGCCGCCTCCTACTCCAGTATACGAGGGGCCATTGCCACCAGTCATTGGAGTTTCATATGCATCTCCTCCGCCACCACCCTTCTATTGA